From a single Nematostella vectensis chromosome 3, jaNemVect1.1, whole genome shotgun sequence genomic region:
- the LOC5504348 gene encoding histamine H2 receptor has protein sequence MFYAGYWFNTSLKSAILYMFISVFTVSGNAFVILVFILDPYKQLRTLQNYYIFSLSCSDMLMGLAAEPLLIATYWHYENTAENSLFLAHYLFAIISGVSSLMNMAALSVFRCIAIKMPFTHYKVITRRRVIISIMLLWMFSVQFSAVPLLGWRGRYYQLYLYGVGCVAPSIVICCAYFGIFRAIKQHSSSLQRAGTIKHHALKAVVTREKATAKTLLIILGVFLAFWGPFLLVDFLMVQFPSLREDGTIHLARDITLTFTYFSSGINPVLYAWRVNQFRRAFIRLCCCGRHQRVMRRFMDTSFIPPANSNYNSGGTMDTPSTRSKAIRRRDNGITTRL, from the exons ATGTTCTACGCGGGGTACTGGTTTAACACGTCACTAAAGAGTGCTATTCTCTACATGTTCATATCTGTTTTTACGGTGTCTGGAAATGCTTTCGTTATCTTGGTGTTCATCTTGGATCCGTACAAACAGCTCCGCACTCTACAGAACTATTATATATTTAGCTTGTCGTGTAGCGATATGTTAATGGGCCTTGCCGCCGAGCCACTGCTGATCGCGACCTACTGGCATTACGAGAACACCGCGGAGAATTCACTGTTTCTCGCGCATTATCTCTTCGCTATAATCTCCGGGGTTTCATCCCTTATGAACATGGCCGCATTGTCGGTATTTCGCTGCATTGCCATCAAGATGCCGTTCACACATTATAAAGTTATAACTCGAAGGAGGGTAATCATCTCGATAATGCTTCTATGGATGTTCTCGGTGCAGTTTAGCGCTGTGCCGTTGCTTGGCTGGCGAGGGAGGTATTACCAGCTTTATCTTTACGGTGTTGGTTGCGTGGCACCAAGTATTGTAATCTGCTGCGCTTATTTTGGGATTTTTCGCGCTATAAAGCAACACAGTAGTTCACTTCAAAGGGCTGGAACCATAAAACATCATGCACTGAAGGCTGTGGTGACTAGGGAAAAGGCAACAGCCAAGACATTGTTGATCATCCTTGGCGTATTCCTTGCGTTCTGGGGGCCCTTTCTCCTAGTGGACTTCTTGATGGTTCAGTTCCCCAGTCTTCGTGAGGACGGGACTATCCACCTGGCACGTGACATCACACTTACATTTACTTATTTCTCATCAG GCATTAACCCAGTGCTGTACGCTTGGCGCGTCAATCAGTTCCGCCGAGCCTTTATCCGCTTGTGCTGTTGCGGTCGCCATCAGCGGgtcatgcgcagattcatggACACATCTTTTATCCCGCCTGCGAACTCAAACTATAACTCGGGCGGTACCATGGACACGCCAAGCACGAGATCAAAAGCGATACGCAGACGTGATAATGGCATTACCACAAGACTGTAA
- the LOC5504354 gene encoding suppressor of tumorigenicity 14 protein homolog isoform X2, whose product MSPHIFFLASLLLLTATFTESRRLRHRQHSYMAADEEAPSESVGNTTGCDKRPVLMTKAHGTLRSPGYPRVYSNNQRCTWHISVPRGYRIRIRFRRQYDIEESSQCNKDYVMMSQSRHFRDPLIFCGRRRPNGILTPKNNVWVRFKSDEGGNGKGFLALYSAVDDNECERPVCSFPRLCRNTLGSYACDCPEGYENRGRRDSDKCVDIDECGSGAARCDHKCVNTEGSYHCRCRKGYTLAPDGHECQDLNECNNKNKCSHFCRNTRSSYRCWCPKGFRLHSDKRTCYPEISFFSKQHSAEVRENSRRGAYVTTVRAVSFSKPRKIRYELIAENLLPPTHFTIEETTGTITVAGDLDREEKDSYLLEVGAGLQYPNGTLSRVARTYVMVKISDENDNYPIFGLPSYHVRVPCNTTAGRTVYRVTAMDRDLGDNARIRYRLQPKNMYFTILPHTGKIRVTQDLHRFCNMRPARGFTLSVLARDYGKLPETAHAWMYIEVTPPGTLSRDVSQMSARFLDPRHSGGTDTISRRKMREADAHRYSGKRKG is encoded by the exons ATGTCACCTCATATCTTCTTCTTGGCGTCCTT GCTCTTGCTAACGGCAACTTTTACAGAGAGTCGAAGACTGCGTCACCGACAACACTCAT ACATGGCGGCAGATGAGGAGGCTCCAAGTGAATCCGTGGGGAACACCACAGGCTGCGACAAGAGACCTGTTCTGATGACCAAGGCGCACGGTACGCTAAGGTCGCCGGGATACCCCCGGGTCTACTCGAACAATCAGCGGTGCACGTGGCACATCAGCGTGCCGAGGGGCTACCGAATACGCATTCGGTTCCGACGACAATACGACATAGAGGAATCGTCTCAATGCAACAAGGACTATGTAATGATGTCACAAAGCAGACACTTTAGGGATCCTTTAATATTTTGCGGTAGAAGACGACCCAATGGGATCCTGACGCCTAAGAATAACGTGTGGGTACGGTTCAAGTCCGATGAGGGTGGAAATGGGAAAGGATTCCTGGCTCTTTACTCTGCAGTTG ATGATAACGAGTGCGAGCGTCCAGTATGCAGCTTTCCGCGGCTCTGCCGTAACACTCTCGGGAGCTACGCGTGCGATTGTCCTGAAGGCTACGAAAACAGAGGAAGGAGGGACTCGGACAAATGCGTTG ATATCGACGAGTGTGGATCGGGTGCTGCTCGGTGCGATCATAAATGCGTGAATACGGAGGGTAGCTATCATTGCCGGTGTCGGAAAGGGTATACGCTCGCACCAGACGGGCACGAGTGTCAAG ACTTGAATGAAtgtaacaataaaaacaagtgCAGTCACTTCTGTCGCAATACGCGCTCCTCCTACCGTTGTTGGTGCCCGAAGGGATTCCGACTGCACTCCGACAAGAGAACATGCTATCCAG AGATATCTTTCTTCAGTAAGCAACATTCGGCCGAAGTGAGAGAAAACTCCAGGCGCGGTGCGTACGTCACGACCGTCAGAGCCGTGTCCTTCTCCAAACCCCGCAAAATCCGCTACGAGTTGATCGCCGAGAACCTTCTCCCCCCCACACACTTCACCATCGAGGAGACGACAGGAACCATCACGGTCGCAGGCGATTTGGACAGGGAGGAGAAAGATAGCTACCTCCTCGAAGTTGGGGCGGGGCTTCAGTACCCCAACGGGACTTTAAGCCGCGTGGCCCGGACATACGTCATGGTCAAAATTTCGGACGAAAATGATAATTATCCAATTTTTGGTCTCCCATCGTACCACGTGCGCGTCCCATGTAACACCACCGCGGGGAGAACCGTGTATCGCGTGACCGCGATGGACCGTGACCTTGGTGATAATGCTAGGATCCGGTACAGACTCCAGCCTAAGAACATGTATTTCACTATTCTACCACACACGGGGAAAATACGGGTCACGCAAGACCTGCACAGGTTTTGCAACATGCGACCCGCGCGTGGATTCACGTTATCGGTTCTCGCTCGCGATTACGGCAAACTTCCGGAGACCGCGCATGCGTGGATGTATATAGAGGTCACGCCACCCGggactttgtcacgtgatgtgtCACAGATGTCGGCACGGTTCCTGGACCCTCGGCATAGTGGAGGGACGGACACGATCAGTAGGCGAAAGATGCGCGAAGCAGATGCGCATAGGTATTCAGGCAAGCGGAAAGGATAG
- the LOC5504354 gene encoding suppressor of tumorigenicity 14 protein homolog isoform X1 encodes MSPHIFFLASLLLLTATFTESRRLRHRQHSYMAADEEAPSESVGNTTGCDKRPVLMTKAHGTLRSPGYPRVYSNNQRCTWHISVPRGYRIRIRFRRQYDIEESSQCNKDYVMMSQSRHFRDPLIFCGRRRPNGILTPKNNVWVRFKSDEGGNGKGFLALYSAVDDNECERPVCSFPRLCRNTLGSYACDCPEGYENRGRRDSDKCVDIDECGSGAARCDHKCVNTEGSYHCRCRKGYTLAPDGHECQADLNECNNKNKCSHFCRNTRSSYRCWCPKGFRLHSDKRTCYPEISFFSKQHSAEVRENSRRGAYVTTVRAVSFSKPRKIRYELIAENLLPPTHFTIEETTGTITVAGDLDREEKDSYLLEVGAGLQYPNGTLSRVARTYVMVKISDENDNYPIFGLPSYHVRVPCNTTAGRTVYRVTAMDRDLGDNARIRYRLQPKNMYFTILPHTGKIRVTQDLHRFCNMRPARGFTLSVLARDYGKLPETAHAWMYIEVTPPGTLSRDVSQMSARFLDPRHSGGTDTISRRKMREADAHRYSGKRKG; translated from the exons ATGTCACCTCATATCTTCTTCTTGGCGTCCTT GCTCTTGCTAACGGCAACTTTTACAGAGAGTCGAAGACTGCGTCACCGACAACACTCAT ACATGGCGGCAGATGAGGAGGCTCCAAGTGAATCCGTGGGGAACACCACAGGCTGCGACAAGAGACCTGTTCTGATGACCAAGGCGCACGGTACGCTAAGGTCGCCGGGATACCCCCGGGTCTACTCGAACAATCAGCGGTGCACGTGGCACATCAGCGTGCCGAGGGGCTACCGAATACGCATTCGGTTCCGACGACAATACGACATAGAGGAATCGTCTCAATGCAACAAGGACTATGTAATGATGTCACAAAGCAGACACTTTAGGGATCCTTTAATATTTTGCGGTAGAAGACGACCCAATGGGATCCTGACGCCTAAGAATAACGTGTGGGTACGGTTCAAGTCCGATGAGGGTGGAAATGGGAAAGGATTCCTGGCTCTTTACTCTGCAGTTG ATGATAACGAGTGCGAGCGTCCAGTATGCAGCTTTCCGCGGCTCTGCCGTAACACTCTCGGGAGCTACGCGTGCGATTGTCCTGAAGGCTACGAAAACAGAGGAAGGAGGGACTCGGACAAATGCGTTG ATATCGACGAGTGTGGATCGGGTGCTGCTCGGTGCGATCATAAATGCGTGAATACGGAGGGTAGCTATCATTGCCGGTGTCGGAAAGGGTATACGCTCGCACCAGACGGGCACGAGTGTCAAG CAGACTTGAATGAAtgtaacaataaaaacaagtgCAGTCACTTCTGTCGCAATACGCGCTCCTCCTACCGTTGTTGGTGCCCGAAGGGATTCCGACTGCACTCCGACAAGAGAACATGCTATCCAG AGATATCTTTCTTCAGTAAGCAACATTCGGCCGAAGTGAGAGAAAACTCCAGGCGCGGTGCGTACGTCACGACCGTCAGAGCCGTGTCCTTCTCCAAACCCCGCAAAATCCGCTACGAGTTGATCGCCGAGAACCTTCTCCCCCCCACACACTTCACCATCGAGGAGACGACAGGAACCATCACGGTCGCAGGCGATTTGGACAGGGAGGAGAAAGATAGCTACCTCCTCGAAGTTGGGGCGGGGCTTCAGTACCCCAACGGGACTTTAAGCCGCGTGGCCCGGACATACGTCATGGTCAAAATTTCGGACGAAAATGATAATTATCCAATTTTTGGTCTCCCATCGTACCACGTGCGCGTCCCATGTAACACCACCGCGGGGAGAACCGTGTATCGCGTGACCGCGATGGACCGTGACCTTGGTGATAATGCTAGGATCCGGTACAGACTCCAGCCTAAGAACATGTATTTCACTATTCTACCACACACGGGGAAAATACGGGTCACGCAAGACCTGCACAGGTTTTGCAACATGCGACCCGCGCGTGGATTCACGTTATCGGTTCTCGCTCGCGATTACGGCAAACTTCCGGAGACCGCGCATGCGTGGATGTATATAGAGGTCACGCCACCCGggactttgtcacgtgatgtgtCACAGATGTCGGCACGGTTCCTGGACCCTCGGCATAGTGGAGGGACGGACACGATCAGTAGGCGAAAGATGCGCGAAGCAGATGCGCATAGGTATTCAGGCAAGCGGAAAGGATAG
- the LOC5504350 gene encoding CTD nuclear envelope phosphatase 1A: MLIFNDMETVKGLLNGAGFRVVLVAISKLWTLVLYVLRKNLRTVIQHKTVKYDIFPLSPVSIERLRLVKRKTLVLDLDETLIHTHHDGVVRQTVRPGTQPDFTMRVRIISDRHPVLFSVFKRPHVDFFLDCVSQWYDLVIFTASTEEYGAAVTDHLDNNRGILKRRYFRQHCSLEFCYNFAYKFYTKNLSSVCDDPTSVFILDNSPDSYKNNPDNAIAIKSWFADPSDTALLNLLPMLDALRFVSDVRSVLGRNLHTSTRS, from the exons ATGTTGATATTTAATGACATGGAAACTGTAAAAGGTTTACTGAACGGCGCCGGTTTTCGAGTAGTGCTTGTAGCTATCTCAAAACTATGGACGCTTGTTCTTTATGTTTTGAGGAAGAACTTGAGAACG GTTATACAACATAAAACTGTCAAGTATGATATATTTCCTCTTTCTCCAGTGTCTATAGAGAGACTTA GATTGGTGAAAAGAAAGACTCTTGTTCTTGACCTGGATGAAACTTTAATACACACGCATCATGATGG AGTGGTACGTCAAACAGTACGACCTGGGACTCAACCTGACTTTACTATGAGAGTTCGA ATTATATCTGATCGCCATCCTGTGTTGTTTTCTGTGTTCAAAAGACCCCATGTTGACTTCTTTCTTGACTGT GTCAGTCAATGGTACGATTTAGTTATATTTACTGCTAGCACTGAG GAATATGGAGCAGCAGTTACAGACCACCTAGATAATAACCGAGGAATACTAAAGAGAAGATACTTCAGACAG CACTGCAGTCTAGAATTTTGCTATAATTTTGCATACAAGTTTTATACAAAAAACCTGTCCAGTGTCTGTGATGACCCTACATCAGTGTTTATCCTGGATAATTCTCCAGATTCATATAAGAATAATCCAG ATAATGCTATCGCAATCAAGTCATGGTTCGCCGACCCCTCAGACACTGCACTTCTTAACCTACTACCCATGCTGGATGCACTGCGGTTTGTGAGCGACGTCAGATCTGTGCTCGGCCGTAATCTCCACACCTCAACACGCAGTTGA
- the LOC5504347 gene encoding peroxisome biogenesis factor 2 isoform X1, with protein sequence MADGSVPKAGDQRVLRVNQLDATQLDYEIINILRSQLRRAFQFFEHGVLSKIEPELNALLRLLVWKFSVYSRGSTVGQQMLNMKYSDKYSSQGTMSMVQKVGFGLIVIGGRYLQDRSTEIKLLCRRFGDFSIIWRCLYVGEKILQFASMINFLVFLQKGRYQSLLERLLGIHHVFEQRQSLRQVSFEFMTRELLWHGFAEFLFFLLPLINVHKLKNLIMRQFTRPALPSSPNVKVAFHQCSICSEPPTAPHQGACEHVFCYYCIKGNSMADPSFPCPLCGTPVGEAVHPVECTVALQVK encoded by the exons atggcggacggATCGGTGCCCAAAGCAGGCGATCAACGAGTTTTACGTGTAAACCAG CTGGACGCAACACAGTTAGACTACGAGATCATTAACATCCTACGGTCTCAACTTCGTCGAGCTTTCCAGTTTTTTGAG caTGGAGTGTTGTCAAAGATTGAACCAGAGCTGAATGCATTGTTGCGCTTACTGGTGTGGAAG TTTTCTGTATACAGCCGTGGTTCAACTGTTGGACAACAGATGCTGAACATGAAATACAGTGATAAATATTCCAGTCAAG GAACAATGAGCATGGTCCAGAAAGTTGGCTTTGGTCTGATTGTTATTGGTGGCCGCTATTTGCAGGACAGAAGCACAGAAATTAAACTATTATGCAGAAGATTTGGAGACTTTTCTATA ATATGGAGATGTCTCTATGTTGGTGAAAAGATTTTGCAGTTTGCTTCAATGATAAACTTCTTGGTCTTTCTCCAGAAAGGGAG ATACCAGTCATTATTGGAAAGATTGCTTGGAATTCACCATGTCTTTGAACAACGACAGTCCCTTAGACAA gtaAGCTTCGAATTCATGACAAGGGAGCTTTTATGGCATGGCTTTGCT gaatttcttttctttttgctgCCACTAATCAATGTGCACAAGCTGAAGAACTTGATCATGCGCCAGTTCACACGCCCTGCCCTGCCCAGTTCTCCTAATGTAAAGGTTGCCTTTCATCAGTGCAGCATTTGCAGCGAACCACCAACAGCACCTCATCAAGGTGCTTGTGAACAT GTCTTCTGCTATTACTGCATCAAG GGAAACAGTATGGCAGACCCATCTTTTCCTTGTCCGCTTTGTGGTACACCTGTGGGAGAGGCAGTTCACCCAGTTGAATGCACTGTCGCCCTCCAAGTCAAGTGA
- the LOC5504347 gene encoding peroxisome biogenesis factor 2 isoform X2 has translation MADGSVPKAGDQRVLRVNQLDATQLDYEIINILRSQLRRAFQFFEHGVLSKIEPELNALLRLLVWKFSVYSRGSTVGQQMLNMKYSDKYSSQGTMSMVQKVGFGLIVIGGRYLQDRSTEIKLLCRRFGDFSIIWRCLYVGEKILQFASMINFLVFLQKGRYQSLLERLLGIHHVFEQRQSLRQVSFEFMTRELLWHGFAEFLFFLLPLINVHKLKNLIMRQFTRPALPSSPNVKVAFHQCSICSEPPTAPHQGACEHVFCYYCIKGNSMADPSFPCPLCGTPVGEAVHPVECTVALQVK, from the exons atggcggacggATCGGTGCCCAAAGCAGGCGATCAACGAGTTTTACGTGTAAACCAG CTGGACGCAACACAGTTAGACTACGAGATCATTAACATCCTACGGTCTCAACTTCGTCGAGCTTTCCAGTTTTTTGAG caTGGAGTGTTGTCAAAGATTGAACCAGAGCTGAATGCATTGTTGCGCTTACTGGTGTGGAAG TTTTCTGTATACAGCCGTGGTTCAACTGTTGGACAACAGATGCTGAACATGAAATACAGTGATAAATATTCCAGTCAAG GAACAATGAGCATGGTCCAGAAAGTTGGCTTTGGTCTGATTGTTATTGGTGGCCGCTATTTGCAGGACAGAAGCACAGAAATTAAACTATTATGCAGAAGATTTGGAGACTTTTCTATA ATATGGAGATGTCTCTATGTTGGTGAAAAGATTTTGCAGTTTGCTTCAATGATAAACTTCTTGGTCTTTCTCCAGAAAGGGAG ATACCAGTCATTATTGGAAAGATTGCTTGGAATTCACCATGTCTTTGAACAACGACAGTCCCTTAGACAA gtaAGCTTCGAATTCATGACAAGGGAGCTTTTATGGCATGGCTTTGCT gaatttcttttctttttgctgCCACTAATCAATGTGCACAAGCTGAAGAACTTGATCATGCGCCAGTTCACACGCCCTGCCCTGCCCAGTTCTCCTAATGTAAAGGTTGCCTTTCATCAGTGCAGCATTTGCAGCGAACCACCAACAGCACCTCATCAAGGTGCTTGTGAACATGTCTTCTGCTATTACTGCATCAAG GGAAACAGTATGGCAGACCCATCTTTTCCTTGTCCGCTTTGTGGTACACCTGTGGGAGAGGCAGTTCACCCAGTTGAATGCACTGTCGCCCTCCAAGTCAAGTGA
- the LOC5504352 gene encoding E3 ubiquitin-protein ligase MARCHF8 isoform X1, translating into MTRGWHRRRDKNCESPEEQQSLMSEEKDHDSCESTSDCDSCSEYDYDENELSMRTNSTGRPSSQAGSSSVTSPPYPSSESSPYRGSVGRVASPKQGSMGSESIENDSSTCVVTVELEIPSPKQRSMNDSSIKQAVSYGSDIDNVCVDLQRLFATPSMASLPQEIENICELENTTQEARAEIPDELDGDACRICHCGGESEVLISPCLCMGTVRFVHHSCLMDWLQRCVKTKCELCLYPVAVRRKTKPLKKWRPPDEKPTPIIWLCTFIIALTLNIASIAKDGSQRCVSNPCIIFYVVGALGAMLGFAFFYHWLKKSILYIQKWLALNEEWNLIGPTNLRKLGNANLAVSLEKSPKNRLRKVTEQERERVEEKSAGSKAISVDKTNEASEGSVIEVIPRVQHSSGRVLQDSV; encoded by the exons ATGACAAGAG GCTGGCACAGGCGTCGAGACAAAAACTGTGAGAGTCCAGAAGAACAACAAAGCCTGATGTCCGAGGAAAAAGACCACGATAGTTGTGAATCAACTTCAGATTGCGACAGCTGCTCTGAGTATGATTATGACGAGAATGAGTTGAGCATGCGGACGAATAGCACAGGAAGACCATCGTCACAAGCGGGCTCTAGTTCGGTTACTAGTCCGCCATACCCAAGCTCAGAGTCCTCGCCATATCGAGGCTCTGTGGGACGGGTGGCATCACCCAAACAAGGTTCTATGGGCTCGGAGAGCATCGAGAATGATAGCAGCACGTGCGTAGTAACGGTCGAGTTGGAGATACCATCACCGAAGCAGCGGTCCATGAATGACTCCTCAATAAAACAGGCAGTCTCCTACGGTTCAGACATTGATAATGTGTGTGTAGATCTACAGAGATTATTTGCAACACCGAGCATGGCTTCCCTCCCTCAGGAAATCGAGAATATTTGCGAACTCGAAAACacaacacaggaagcccgcgCGGAAATACCAGATGAACTTGACGGTGATGCGTGCCGCATTTGCCACTGTGGGGGAGAGAGTGAGGTGCTTATTAGCCCGTGTTTATGTATGGGCACTGTGCGGTTTGTTCACCATAGCTGTCTGATGGATTGGTTACAAAGATGCGTGAAGACCAAGTGCGAGTTGTGTCTGTATCCTGTGGCTGTacgaagaaaaacaaagcCCTTAAAAAAG TGGAGACCACCAGACGAGAAGCCCACCCCCATCATTTGGCTTTGTACATTCATCATCGCTTTGACACTCAACATCGCCTCCATCGCTAAGGATGGAAGCCAGCGATGTGTATCTAACCCTTGCATCATCTTCTACGTGGTCGGCGCGCTTGGTGCTATGCTAGGCTTTGCTTTTTTCTACCACTGGTTGAAAAAGAGTATTCTTTACATCCAGAAATGGCTCGCTCTCAATGAAGAATGGAATTTAATCGGACCAACGAATTTGAGGAAGTTGGGTAACGCGAACTTAGCGGTGTCTCTGGAGAAGTCGCCCAAAAACAGGTTGAGAAAAGTCACAGAACAAGAGCGGGAAAGGGTTGAGGAGAAGAGCGCGGGCAGCAAGGCGATTAGTGTAGACAAAACAAACGAGGCGAGTGAAGGCAGTGTGATAGAAGTCATTCCCAGAGTGCAGCATTCCAGTGGTAGAGTCCTACAAGATTCTGTATAG
- the LOC5504352 gene encoding E3 ubiquitin-protein ligase MARCHF8 isoform X2 → MSEEKDHDSCESTSDCDSCSEYDYDENELSMRTNSTGRPSSQAGSSSVTSPPYPSSESSPYRGSVGRVASPKQGSMGSESIENDSSTCVVTVELEIPSPKQRSMNDSSIKQAVSYGSDIDNVCVDLQRLFATPSMASLPQEIENICELENTTQEARAEIPDELDGDACRICHCGGESEVLISPCLCMGTVRFVHHSCLMDWLQRCVKTKCELCLYPVAVRRKTKPLKKWRPPDEKPTPIIWLCTFIIALTLNIASIAKDGSQRCVSNPCIIFYVVGALGAMLGFAFFYHWLKKSILYIQKWLALNEEWNLIGPTNLRKLGNANLAVSLEKSPKNRLRKVTEQERERVEEKSAGSKAISVDKTNEASEGSVIEVIPRVQHSSGRVLQDSV, encoded by the exons ATGTCCGAGGAAAAAGACCACGATAGTTGTGAATCAACTTCAGATTGCGACAGCTGCTCTGAGTATGATTATGACGAGAATGAGTTGAGCATGCGGACGAATAGCACAGGAAGACCATCGTCACAAGCGGGCTCTAGTTCGGTTACTAGTCCGCCATACCCAAGCTCAGAGTCCTCGCCATATCGAGGCTCTGTGGGACGGGTGGCATCACCCAAACAAGGTTCTATGGGCTCGGAGAGCATCGAGAATGATAGCAGCACGTGCGTAGTAACGGTCGAGTTGGAGATACCATCACCGAAGCAGCGGTCCATGAATGACTCCTCAATAAAACAGGCAGTCTCCTACGGTTCAGACATTGATAATGTGTGTGTAGATCTACAGAGATTATTTGCAACACCGAGCATGGCTTCCCTCCCTCAGGAAATCGAGAATATTTGCGAACTCGAAAACacaacacaggaagcccgcgCGGAAATACCAGATGAACTTGACGGTGATGCGTGCCGCATTTGCCACTGTGGGGGAGAGAGTGAGGTGCTTATTAGCCCGTGTTTATGTATGGGCACTGTGCGGTTTGTTCACCATAGCTGTCTGATGGATTGGTTACAAAGATGCGTGAAGACCAAGTGCGAGTTGTGTCTGTATCCTGTGGCTGTacgaagaaaaacaaagcCCTTAAAAAAG TGGAGACCACCAGACGAGAAGCCCACCCCCATCATTTGGCTTTGTACATTCATCATCGCTTTGACACTCAACATCGCCTCCATCGCTAAGGATGGAAGCCAGCGATGTGTATCTAACCCTTGCATCATCTTCTACGTGGTCGGCGCGCTTGGTGCTATGCTAGGCTTTGCTTTTTTCTACCACTGGTTGAAAAAGAGTATTCTTTACATCCAGAAATGGCTCGCTCTCAATGAAGAATGGAATTTAATCGGACCAACGAATTTGAGGAAGTTGGGTAACGCGAACTTAGCGGTGTCTCTGGAGAAGTCGCCCAAAAACAGGTTGAGAAAAGTCACAGAACAAGAGCGGGAAAGGGTTGAGGAGAAGAGCGCGGGCAGCAAGGCGATTAGTGTAGACAAAACAAACGAGGCGAGTGAAGGCAGTGTGATAGAAGTCATTCCCAGAGTGCAGCATTCCAGTGGTAGAGTCCTACAAGATTCTGTATAG